A window of the Henckelia pumila isolate YLH828 chromosome 3, ASM3356847v2, whole genome shotgun sequence genome harbors these coding sequences:
- the LOC140890175 gene encoding uncharacterized protein, with translation MAENNPPPLVPIRDHFRPVVQDHYSGIARGTINANNFEINPELINMVQQNQFVGASTADPHLYLREFLEITDTVKLNGVTDDIIRLHLFSFSLMDQARSWLQSLSLGSITTWEDMAVKFLAKYFPPAKSTQLKIEISSFRQNDFERLYEAWERYKYLLRRCPNNKFAYWEKIKLFYNGLNAPTRMSMDSAARGTIFAKDPAQAYEMLKKMTINSFQWPTECTGLKKSAGVYVIDPLTSFSDQISALSKQIAAINIAQTHTLDEAQYINTRGYEGYRSNPFPNSYHPDLRNHVNFSYANEKNVFNPPSGFNTNKREGSSSLEDVVSTFVAESVI, from the coding sequence ATGGCTGAAAATAATCCACCTcctttggtgccaattagagatcacttcaggcccgTAGTCCAAGatcactactctggaatagctcgtggaACCATCAATGCTAACAATTTTGAGATAAATCCTGaattaatcaacatggttcagcagaaccagttTGTGGGAGCTTCTACTGCAGATCCTCATCTGTATCTGAGGGAATTCCTGGAGATCACGGACACGGTAAAACTGAATGGTGTTACTGATGATATTATTCGATTgcatttgttttctttttctctcaTGGATCAggcaaggagttggttgcaatcactgtcGCTGGGAAGCATTACTACTTGGGAAGACATGGCAGTGAAATTTCtggcaaaatattttccacctgctaaGTCTACCCAGTTGAAGATTGAGATTAGCTCTTTCAGACAGAATGATTTTGAGCGGCTTTACGAGGCTTGGGAGCGTTACAAGTATTTGTTGAGACGttgcccaaataacaaattTGCATATTGGGAGAAGATCAAACTATTCTATAATGGATTGAATGCGCCAACAAGAATGTCTATGGATTCTGCTGCcagaggtactatatttgcaaaggatcCTGCTCAGGCGTATGAGATGCTGAAAAAAATGACTATCAACAGCTTTCAGTGGCCGACTGAATGCACTGGCCTCAAAAAATCAGCAGGAGTGTATGTCATTGATCCTCTTACATCTTTTTCTGATCAAATCTCGGCATTGTCTAAACAGATAGCAGCTATTAATATTGCACAAACACACACTCTTGACGAGGCCCAATACATTAACACTAGAGGTTATGAAGGATATCGAAGTAATCCTTTCCCAAACTCTTATCATCCTGATTTGCGTAATCATGTAAACTTTTCTTATGCGAATGAAAAGAATGTATTTAATCCCCCTTCGGGATTTAACACAAATAAGAGAGAAGGGAGTTCATCTTTGGAGGACGTGGTTAGTACGTTTGTGGCGGAGTctgtgatatga